A stretch of the Candidatus Baltobacteraceae bacterium genome encodes the following:
- a CDS encoding ComEC/Rec2 family competence protein yields MERWPLVAIAAAALLGAAAVQPLLSEQRAVACLGLAAFLLVAARAHDGSARFRVVLVVALVAGAASAWGHLATAATVEPDRTTRIRCTVVGDVQAQSGTSSFLCALDDGPTLLVSASGFVPAIAAHVLLRGRVEPFDDARNPQEPSERNLERDRGAAGRIAGARLLALLPPARATVAIEVARLHAWAGAALRARLEEPAASILAGELWGDRGSLAPDLRAEFQETGTVHVLVTAGLHLGVVGGLVLALLGALRVSRVGACAGTILCVWFYALASGMHVPAMRAATMLSFALAARAYGAKTLSFNAIAAAALVVGLCDPLAIPGASFALSFSCIVAIAAWADPIGEVLRPIASLPEGVREGVTLTIATQLGTWPLTAAIFNTFSPYAVLANLAVVPAVGATML; encoded by the coding sequence ATGGAACGTTGGCCACTGGTCGCCATCGCAGCGGCCGCACTTCTCGGTGCCGCCGCAGTCCAACCACTGTTATCCGAACAACGGGCCGTAGCGTGCTTGGGATTGGCGGCGTTTCTGCTCGTCGCCGCACGCGCGCACGATGGGTCTGCCCGCTTTCGCGTGGTGCTTGTCGTCGCCCTGGTCGCGGGTGCCGCGAGCGCGTGGGGTCACCTCGCGACCGCCGCGACGGTCGAGCCCGACCGCACGACGCGCATCCGCTGTACGGTTGTAGGCGATGTGCAGGCGCAAAGCGGCACGAGTTCGTTTCTCTGCGCGCTCGACGACGGGCCCACTCTCCTGGTAAGCGCATCGGGGTTCGTTCCGGCGATCGCGGCTCACGTACTGCTGCGCGGACGCGTCGAACCGTTCGACGACGCGCGCAATCCACAGGAGCCAAGCGAGCGCAACCTCGAGCGCGATCGCGGCGCCGCCGGACGCATCGCCGGCGCTCGGCTACTCGCGCTTCTTCCACCGGCCCGCGCCACCGTGGCAATCGAAGTCGCGCGCCTGCATGCGTGGGCGGGAGCGGCGCTGCGGGCGCGACTCGAGGAACCCGCAGCGTCGATTCTCGCGGGCGAACTCTGGGGCGACCGCGGTTCGCTGGCGCCCGATCTGCGCGCCGAATTCCAAGAGACGGGAACCGTACACGTTTTGGTGACGGCCGGGCTGCATCTCGGCGTCGTGGGCGGACTCGTTCTGGCGTTACTCGGCGCGCTGCGCGTTTCGCGGGTTGGCGCGTGCGCCGGCACGATCCTCTGCGTGTGGTTCTATGCGCTTGCGAGCGGAATGCACGTGCCGGCGATGCGCGCGGCCACGATGCTTTCGTTCGCACTCGCAGCGCGAGCGTACGGTGCGAAGACGCTTTCGTTTAACGCCATCGCGGCGGCGGCACTCGTGGTGGGGCTCTGCGATCCGCTCGCAATCCCAGGAGCGTCGTTCGCGCTCTCGTTCTCGTGCATCGTTGCGATCGCCGCTTGGGCGGATCCGATCGGCGAGGTGCTGCGGCCGATCGCCTCGCTCCCCGAAGGCGTCCGCGAAGGCGTTACGCTCACGATCGCGACGCAGTTGGGAACGTGGCCGTTGACGGCGGCAATCTTCAACACGTTCTCGCCTTACGCGGTGCTGGCGAACCTGGCGGTCGTACCCGCCGTCGGTGCGACGATGCTCC